The nucleotide sequence GGTCAACGATGTGGTGCACAATTTCTCGTTCGAAGCGTCCGATATTTCCACCATGTGGGCCAGCGTGGCGCAAAACCTCGTCATCACGGCGCGCCGCGCGCCGCTGCAGTCGATCGAGCGCCTGCGCCAGGCCGTCATCAAGAACCACGAGCCGATCCGCTCGTCGGTGGAACTGCTGATCCATCTGCTGCGCGACCAGGCCGACGTGCTGGTCAACATCGTGCGCGATGCCGTGGCACGGGTCGACGATATCGAAGACCATTTGCTGGCGGGTCGCCTGGTGCCCAAGCGCGAAGACCTGGGCGCCATGCGACGCGTGCTGGTGCGGCTGCAGCGCCTGCTGGCGCCGGAACCGGCAGCCCTGTTCCGCCTGCTGCAACGCCCGCCGGCGTGGGTATCGGAGCTGGACAGCCTGGAACTGCGCCAGTCTACGGAAGAATTTTCCGTGGTGCTCAGCGACATGTCGTCCTTGCAGGAACGCATCAAGCTGCTGCAGGAAGAGATTGCCGCCAGGGTCAACGAGGAAAACAGCCGCAGCCTGTTCGTGCTGACCATCGTCACCGTGCTGGCCTTGCCGATCAATATTATCGCCGGCATGCTGGGCATGAATGTGGGGGGGATTCCGCTGGCCCAGCACCCGCAGGGTTTCTGGATCATCGTTGCCATTATCATCACGTTTACCGTCGTGGCGGGATGGCTGGTGGTGCGCGTGCAACGCAATAGCTAATGATTGGAAACACGGCCAGACAGGCGAACGGCAGGCGCCGTCCGCCATCACGATTTAACGGTGGTATTCGCCGGCCCGTTCAGGCTGATAAACGATTTCCTCGATCTTCACCTTCACCACGCCGCCCGGCATGGGCCAGGCGATGCTGTCGCCGATGGATAAGCCCAGCAGTGCGCTGCCGACGGGCGCCAGCACGGAAATGCGATCAGCCTGGCCTTCCACATCCTTCGGATACACGAGCGTCAGGCAGAATTCCTCCTTGTTTTCTACCGTGAAGCGCACGGTGGAATTCATCGTCACGACGGTGGGCGGTATTTCTTGTGGCTCGAGCACCTCGGCACGGCCCAGCTCATCGAGCAAGGCGGCCTTGTCCGGCGACAAGTTATTTCCCAAGGCATACAACAACGCTTCCAGTCGTTCCAGGTCTTGTGACGACAAAATAATTTTTGGTTTTTTTTCCAAGATATCCTCACTATTGATCATTAGGGCGACGTCCGGTTTTGCTGGCGGCAGTTTACTTGGCCGCGGCAGACAAAACAAACAGCATCAGAACGTCCATCATCAGCGGATTATGGACGAACTCGCGGAGCAAGGCCATAGCGTTCTCGCATTCTTCATTAAAATTTATTAAAATCAATGACTTGCAATGCCCGATACAGACAAAAATATTAATCCCTGCTGAGATGACAGGAGGCAATCAAGTTATTCTTCATGACATTTTGTTTACCTGCAGCATGTTTTTAAGAGAAAAAACCCACCAGCAAAAAAAGGATTAAAATTCAGTCTGCATTATTATTAGAAAGACACGCCCCGCATTTTCCGCCTGACTTGTCGCCTTGCATGCGGCCATCGGCCTGCGGCATGGCCACTAAATTGCCGCGCACCCTGTACTTTCACGCTGCGAAATGACAATATATCGGCCTTAACAACACGTTGAGAGTTCCGGCTCACTTCGGTTTTCATCAGACTGGAACGTAAAGTATGGCAGGGCGAGGCGGGATCACACGGGGCGGCGGCAAGCGGGGCCGGCAGGAGAATGCGTCATGATGGCGCCATTGATGCTGCCCTTGGTGCAGTTGCGTGGTGACCGAATAGCCAGGCTGAATCTGCTGGCCGCAGCGGCCATGCTGGCCACGGCCAGCATGCTGCTGATCCTCTTCCAGTTGTTTTCCCTCCAGGCATCTTTCCAGCGCAACCTGCGCATCCACGCCGACATGCTGGCGCCTGCTGCGACACTAGCCATGCGCCGGGATGATCGTCTTGCGGCGCAACAGCTGCTCGCTCCCCTCGCCGCCGTCCCGCATGTCCAGCAAGCGCTGCTCTACAGTCCGTATGGCACGCCATTCGCCCGCTACGCACGCAGCGCCAGCGACGCCGCGCCCACGGCGCCGCGCACCGGCCTGCAGATCGATTACCTGGACGGCAGCGCCGCCCTCCTCAAGACCTTGCCCGGCGGCGGCGCACTGTATCTGCGCGCCAGCCTGGCGCCGCTGTTTGGCAGCCTGGCGCAATTTGCCACCTTCACCCTGCTGGTCTGCCTGTGTGCCTTCGGCCTGACGCTCCTGATGGTGCGGCGCACGCGCACCGCCGCCGAGCAAGCGGAAAGCCATTTGCACTACCTGGCCCACGTCGACCCTGTCACGCAACTGCCGAACCGCCATGAATTCAACGGCGCCCTGGCCTACGCGCTGGCGCGCGCCGACCGCCAGGACAGCAGCGTGGGACTGCTGCTGCTGGACCTCGACAACTTCAAGGTGGTCAACGATACGCTGGGTCACCACTGTGGCGACCAGCTGCTCAAACTCGTCGCCGAACGCCTGGTGGAGATCCTGCGCGGCACCGACATCACCTGCCGCATCGGCGGCGACGAATTCGTCGTCATCGTCGAACCGGCCGACGACGCCTCGGAAATGGCCAGCGTGGCGCGCAAGATCCTCGCTGTGCTGGCCCCGCCGTTCGCACTGGACGGCCACCAGCTGTATGTCAGCGCCAGCATCGGCGTGAGCCTGTATCCGTTTGACGCGCAGGACGTGGCCACCCTGACCCGCAATGCCGACACGGCCATGTACCACGCCAAGCACCAGGGCAAGAACCGCTACGCCGTGTTCAAGGCCGAAATGGAATTGCGCGCCCAGCGCCGCCTGCGCATGGAAGCGAACCTGCGCAAGGCCCTGCAAAACGAAGAACTGTATCTGCACTACCAGCCGCAAATCGACTTGCGCAGCGGGCGCATCGTCGGCGTGGAAGCGCTGATACGCTGGCATTGCCACGAGATGGGGCAGCTCAGCCCCAGCGAATTCATTCCCGTGGCCGAGGAAAGTGGCATCATCGTCGAACTGGGGCACTGGGTGCTGCAAAGCGCCTGCCGCCAGGCGGCCCTCTGGTGCAAGGCCGGCCTGCTTGATTCGCTCGAACACGTGGCCGTCAACCTGTCGGCCTGCCAGGCGCGCGACCCAGGACTGATGGACGGTATCCGCGCCATCCTGCATGA is from Janthinobacterium sp. 61 and encodes:
- a CDS encoding bifunctional diguanylate cyclase/phosphodiesterase — translated: MMAPLMLPLVQLRGDRIARLNLLAAAAMLATASMLLILFQLFSLQASFQRNLRIHADMLAPAATLAMRRDDRLAAQQLLAPLAAVPHVQQALLYSPYGTPFARYARSASDAAPTAPRTGLQIDYLDGSAALLKTLPGGGALYLRASLAPLFGSLAQFATFTLLVCLCAFGLTLLMVRRTRTAAEQAESHLHYLAHVDPVTQLPNRHEFNGALAYALARADRQDSSVGLLLLDLDNFKVVNDTLGHHCGDQLLKLVAERLVEILRGTDITCRIGGDEFVVIVEPADDASEMASVARKILAVLAPPFALDGHQLYVSASIGVSLYPFDAQDVATLTRNADTAMYHAKHQGKNRYAVFKAEMELRAQRRLRMEANLRKALQNEELYLHYQPQIDLRSGRIVGVEALIRWHCHEMGQLSPSEFIPVAEESGIIVELGHWVLQSACRQAALWCKAGLLDSLEHVAVNLSACQARDPGLMDGIRAILHETQLPHGLLELEITEGVLMDNIHANVELMRRLQETGIHLSIDDFGTGYSSMSYLKRLPIDQLKIDRSFVHDLPGEGEAIVTAIIAMAHSLHLKVVAEGVETVQQVEFLRKAGCDNVQGFFFARPMTAAQLTALLLERRDWSTRTVMTA
- a CDS encoding transporter; its protein translation is MAMETAGFTYGSDTSGLVWGFLFGRAVQPLALDSTAALAWLADGAARPAQEFVWLHFNLSHAASEKWLMTHTQLADEFYETLHQGSRSTRIEQAENTLIAVVNDVVHNFSFEASDISTMWASVAQNLVITARRAPLQSIERLRQAVIKNHEPIRSSVELLIHLLRDQADVLVNIVRDAVARVDDIEDHLLAGRLVPKREDLGAMRRVLVRLQRLLAPEPAALFRLLQRPPAWVSELDSLELRQSTEEFSVVLSDMSSLQERIKLLQEEIAARVNEENSRSLFVLTIVTVLALPINIIAGMLGMNVGGIPLAQHPQGFWIIVAIIITFTVVAGWLVVRVQRNS
- the rnk gene encoding nucleoside diphosphate kinase regulator; amino-acid sequence: MEKKPKIILSSQDLERLEALLYALGNNLSPDKAALLDELGRAEVLEPQEIPPTVVTMNSTVRFTVENKEEFCLTLVYPKDVEGQADRISVLAPVGSALLGLSIGDSIAWPMPGGVVKVKIEEIVYQPERAGEYHR